Proteins from a single region of Desulfosporosinus sp. Sb-LF:
- the grdD gene encoding glycine/sarcosine/betaine reductase complex component C subunit alpha has product MKKESIRSTIADVFEEIAQHLEANAAANSFGKKVRVGLTILGSEHGPEELVRGGELAQALNPDIQVVLLGNGVQTHLETVAASDEEKAHALMDEMLLNHTLDAAVTMHYSFPIGVSTVGRVITPAKGREMFLATTTGTAAIERIPAMLRNTIYGIAVAKACGKTNPTVGILNIEGARQLERALVKLKEGGYPITFTESARADGGLVMRGNDLLMGVPDVMVQDSLTGNVLMKVFSACNTGGNYEASGYGYGPGVGEDFNRIIGIISRASGAPVVSGALRFAADCVKGNLTETIKTEFAVARKAGWEDLLESVRQGGMISKKESNVTPPLKKPVTDAIPGIEVMQLEDAVQVLWEVNIYAESGMGCTGPIVLIAPEDREKALEILKKSDFL; this is encoded by the coding sequence ATGAAAAAGGAATCGATTCGTTCGACTATCGCAGATGTTTTTGAAGAAATTGCTCAGCATCTCGAAGCCAATGCTGCTGCCAATTCTTTTGGTAAAAAGGTCAGAGTAGGTCTAACCATCCTCGGAAGTGAACATGGGCCTGAGGAACTTGTACGCGGGGGAGAACTTGCCCAAGCTCTGAATCCGGACATCCAAGTTGTCTTACTGGGCAATGGGGTCCAAACGCACTTGGAAACTGTGGCGGCATCCGATGAAGAAAAAGCCCATGCGCTGATGGATGAAATGTTACTAAACCATACTCTCGATGCTGCGGTAACGATGCATTACAGTTTCCCCATTGGGGTATCGACGGTTGGCAGGGTCATCACTCCGGCTAAGGGGAGAGAAATGTTTCTGGCAACCACGACGGGTACCGCGGCCATAGAACGGATACCCGCCATGCTCAGGAATACGATCTATGGGATAGCCGTAGCGAAAGCTTGTGGGAAGACGAATCCCACAGTAGGAATCTTAAATATTGAGGGCGCAAGACAACTGGAAAGAGCCCTAGTCAAGCTGAAAGAAGGGGGTTACCCCATTACTTTCACAGAATCAGCCAGGGCGGATGGCGGTTTAGTCATGCGGGGTAACGACTTGCTCATGGGTGTACCTGATGTCATGGTTCAAGATAGTCTAACTGGAAACGTCTTAATGAAGGTGTTTTCGGCCTGTAATACCGGCGGAAATTATGAAGCATCTGGATATGGCTATGGACCCGGAGTAGGAGAAGACTTTAACCGAATCATTGGCATTATCTCCAGGGCTTCAGGGGCCCCGGTCGTATCAGGTGCTCTTCGATTTGCGGCGGATTGTGTCAAAGGAAACCTGACAGAAACGATTAAAACCGAATTTGCGGTTGCCCGAAAAGCAGGGTGGGAGGATTTACTTGAATCCGTGAGGCAAGGAGGAATGATTAGCAAAAAGGAAAGTAACGTGACACCTCCACTGAAAAAGCCAGTAACCGATGCCATTCCTGGTATTGAAGTAATGCAATTGGAAGACGCTGTCCAGGTGTTGTGGGAAGTCAACATTTATGCCGAGAGTGGCATGGGTTGCACGGGGCCTATTGTTCTAATTGCCCCAGAAGATAGGGAAAAAGCCTTAGAAATCTTGAAAAAAAGTGATTTTCTATAA
- the grdC gene encoding glycine/sarcosine/betaine reductase complex component C subunit beta — MNFPVVKGAAYALIQANDMLVHHGTTQTSERRKNAESDHLQDLPKHLRSFDHAVSYPPNQVYIGNISPDELKDYARPWYEHLDLSTSRDGKFGEIMPEDEFIGLMKMVDVFDLVILEGQFQTEVKEKVANHIILNKLKGLDKLEKQPGIAEEIQKLVDNHLAQPLYFNAKLVGCVKKAHEFDEALSDHVMMENLVSKASAAFALQLLLMKTDLKAEEVEYLIECSEEACGDMNQRGGGNFAKAIGEMCGCVNATGSDTRSFCAGPTHALIEAAALAQSGIYKNIVVLAGGASTKLGMNSKDHVKKGLPALEDMLGAFAIHVAENDGINPVIRTDGVGRHKIGSGASPQAVMTAIVTDPLDRMGYKISEVDRYAAELQNPEITEPAGAGDVPLANYKMIGALGVKRGELEKGDLAKVVAGFGMPGFAPTQGHIPSGIPFIGHAREMILAGDISRAMIIGKGSLFLGRLTNLFDGVSFTIEKNNGMLDIGFKKEDVRLMIAEAMRDLSKALAND; from the coding sequence ATGAATTTTCCAGTGGTAAAAGGTGCTGCTTATGCTTTAATCCAAGCGAACGACATGCTTGTTCATCATGGTACCACCCAGACATCGGAACGACGTAAGAATGCCGAATCAGATCACCTTCAAGACCTCCCAAAGCACTTAAGAAGCTTTGACCACGCGGTGTCGTATCCACCTAACCAGGTGTACATAGGAAATATATCACCGGATGAGTTGAAGGACTACGCTCGTCCCTGGTATGAACACTTGGATTTGAGTACGAGTCGGGACGGTAAATTTGGTGAAATTATGCCAGAAGATGAATTTATAGGGTTAATGAAAATGGTGGATGTCTTTGATTTGGTCATTTTAGAGGGACAATTTCAGACTGAAGTTAAAGAAAAAGTTGCAAACCATATCATACTCAACAAACTGAAAGGACTGGATAAACTCGAAAAACAACCTGGCATAGCGGAAGAAATTCAGAAGTTAGTGGATAATCATTTAGCCCAGCCGCTGTACTTTAACGCCAAGTTAGTGGGGTGTGTAAAAAAAGCTCATGAGTTTGATGAAGCGTTATCAGACCATGTCATGATGGAAAATCTCGTAAGTAAAGCTTCGGCTGCATTTGCTTTACAACTGCTCTTGATGAAAACAGATTTAAAAGCAGAAGAAGTCGAATATCTCATCGAATGCTCAGAGGAAGCGTGTGGAGATATGAACCAACGTGGGGGCGGAAACTTTGCCAAAGCCATTGGAGAGATGTGTGGTTGTGTAAATGCTACGGGCTCAGATACCCGGAGTTTTTGTGCTGGACCTACTCATGCACTCATTGAAGCAGCTGCCCTAGCTCAAAGCGGAATTTATAAAAACATTGTCGTCCTAGCCGGTGGTGCCTCCACCAAACTCGGGATGAATTCTAAGGATCATGTTAAAAAGGGACTGCCTGCTTTGGAAGACATGCTTGGGGCCTTCGCGATTCACGTTGCTGAAAATGACGGTATCAACCCCGTGATTCGTACCGATGGGGTTGGACGACATAAAATTGGCTCAGGGGCCTCTCCTCAGGCTGTAATGACGGCCATTGTGACCGATCCACTGGACAGGATGGGGTATAAGATTTCCGAAGTCGATCGTTATGCGGCTGAATTGCAAAACCCGGAAATTACTGAACCGGCTGGAGCAGGCGACGTGCCCCTTGCCAACTACAAAATGATCGGGGCACTGGGAGTTAAACGAGGGGAATTAGAAAAGGGAGATTTAGCGAAGGTTGTTGCGGGATTCGGCATGCCTGGATTTGCCCCAACTCAGGGCCACATTCCCTCGGGAATTCCATTTATTGGTCACGCCCGAGAGATGATCCTCGCTGGAGATATTTCCAGAGCTATGATCATTGGAAAAGGCAGTCTTTTCTTGGGAAGGTTGACCAATCTTTTTGACGGTGTCTCCTTCACTATAGAAAAGAACAATGGAATGCTTGATATCGGATTCAAAAAAGAAGACGTGCGTTTAATGATTGCGGAAGCCATGCGAGATCTTTCTAAGGCTTTGGCAAACGATTGA
- the grdA gene encoding glycine/sarcosine/betaine reductase complex selenoprotein A yields the protein MLKGKKVAILGDRDGIPGPAIEECIKSAGADVVFSTTECFVUTAAGAMDLENQTRIKDLAEKYGKEDFIVVLGGAEAEASGLAAETVSTGDPTFAGPLSGVSLGLKAYHVFELKDQVDADVYDEQISMMEMVLNVDEIIEEVKTYRK from the coding sequence ATGCTGAAAGGTAAAAAAGTAGCCATTTTGGGTGATCGCGACGGTATACCAGGGCCTGCCATCGAAGAATGTATCAAATCAGCTGGAGCAGACGTGGTATTCTCCACGACAGAGTGCTTTGTTTGAACTGCCGCTGGGGCAATGGATCTGGAAAACCAAACGCGTATCAAGGATTTAGCGGAAAAATACGGTAAGGAAGATTTCATCGTGGTGTTAGGAGGAGCGGAGGCAGAAGCTTCCGGCCTAGCTGCAGAAACCGTATCAACCGGCGATCCTACGTTTGCAGGTCCGTTATCCGGAGTCTCGTTGGGACTCAAAGCTTATCACGTGTTCGAATTGAAGGACCAGGTTGATGCTGATGTCTATGACGAACAGATCAGCATGATGGAAATGGTACTCAATGTAGATGAGATCATAGAAGAAGTGAAAACCTATCGTAAATAG